A genomic segment from Glycine max cultivar Williams 82 chromosome 1, Glycine_max_v4.0, whole genome shotgun sequence encodes:
- the LOC100820278 gene encoding uncharacterized protein, protein MLDKQGAVGPAKPADRPDDEVDDPLYLMTLTIPQLFLKPLQVMWDATLFGLFNKNFPLYIKHEDLSEIAHGGQCLSISVIQLWILHMTETSMRAGNINVYGFLEPQSIQRSGQS, encoded by the exons atgttggataaacagggAGCTGTGGGACCCGCGAAACCTGCAGATAGGCCGGATgatgaggtcgatgatccgctatatctaatgacattgaccatcccacagctttttctgaagccattgcaggttatgtgggatgctaccttgTTTGGCCTATTTAATAAaaacttccccttgtacataaagcatgaagatctgtctgaaattgcacacggtggtcaatgtctcagcatatctgttatacagttgtggattct gcatatgactgagacaagtatgcgagccgGGAATAtcaatgtgtatggattcctcgagccacagtctatCCAGAGATCTGGCCAATCATaa